One window of Leptotrichia sp. oral taxon 498 genomic DNA carries:
- the mnmG gene encoding tRNA uridine-5-carboxymethylaminomethyl(34) synthesis enzyme MnmG: MSKNYDVIVVGAGHAGVEAALASARQGLKTALFTIYLDSIAMMSCNPSIGGPGKSHLVSELGMLGGEMARHIDKYNLQLKNLNHTKGLASRITRAQADKYKYRIKMREIVENQENLEVVQAIVVDLKVCEKKVCGVVDNFGIEYGAKAVVLCTGTFLGGEYIMGDVKYSSGRVGEPASVDLPNRLEEYGFELDRYQTATPPRIAKKSIDFSKMQKLGGETNPRYFSYETEKEYSETLPTWLTFTTPETIKAGKQMLKYSPIVTGIVSTKGPRHCPSLDRKIMNFPQKTDHQIFLEQESIESDEIYINGFTTAMPPFAQETMLHTITGLENAQIVRYGYAVEYNFIPAHQLNLTLETKVLEGLYTAGTINGTSGYEEAACQGFIAGVNAARKILGKKEIVIDRSEGYIGVLIDDIINKKTPEPYRVLPSRAEYRLTLRQDNVFIRLLEKSKEIGILDKNTTKKLEDAVKEIYDEIKRLKEITIYPTKENNEKLKSIEGGKENGMNSPVSAFDFLARKEINYDNLSEFCKTINLSKLAKEQVEINAKYKIFIEREKAQIEKFKKLEEMEIPKNFDYENVKGLSNIAISGLIYGNPKNIGQASRISGVTYNDISILIAMLKSLQ; the protein is encoded by the coding sequence ATGAGTAAAAATTATGATGTAATAGTAGTTGGAGCGGGACATGCAGGAGTGGAAGCAGCTCTGGCTTCAGCAAGACAAGGCCTAAAAACAGCTTTATTTACTATTTATTTAGACAGTATTGCTATGATGTCGTGCAATCCGTCAATTGGAGGACCTGGAAAAAGTCATTTGGTGTCAGAATTAGGGATGCTTGGCGGAGAAATGGCAAGACATATTGACAAGTATAATTTACAGCTTAAAAACTTAAATCATACAAAGGGACTTGCCTCAAGAATAACGAGAGCTCAAGCCGATAAATATAAATATAGAATTAAAATGAGAGAAATTGTGGAAAATCAAGAAAATTTAGAGGTTGTTCAAGCAATTGTCGTGGATTTAAAAGTTTGTGAAAAAAAAGTCTGTGGTGTTGTGGACAATTTTGGAATTGAATATGGGGCGAAAGCGGTTGTGCTTTGCACAGGAACATTTTTAGGCGGAGAATACATTATGGGAGATGTTAAATATTCTTCGGGAAGAGTAGGGGAACCTGCGAGCGTTGATTTACCCAATAGATTGGAAGAATATGGATTTGAGCTGGACAGATACCAGACTGCAACGCCACCTAGAATTGCTAAAAAATCAATAGATTTTTCTAAAATGCAAAAACTGGGCGGAGAGACAAATCCAAGGTATTTTTCTTATGAAACTGAAAAGGAATACAGTGAAACACTTCCCACCTGGCTTACATTTACAACACCAGAAACGATAAAAGCTGGAAAACAAATGTTAAAATATTCGCCGATTGTAACTGGAATTGTGAGTACAAAAGGACCTAGACATTGTCCTTCGCTTGATAGAAAAATTATGAATTTTCCGCAAAAAACCGACCACCAGATATTTCTGGAGCAGGAATCTATAGAATCAGATGAGATTTATATAAACGGATTTACGACAGCTATGCCGCCATTTGCACAAGAAACTATGCTGCATACAATCACAGGCTTGGAGAATGCTCAAATCGTGCGATATGGGTATGCTGTGGAATATAACTTCATTCCAGCTCATCAGCTCAATTTGACGCTTGAAACGAAGGTTTTGGAAGGGCTTTATACTGCGGGAACAATTAATGGGACAAGTGGATATGAAGAAGCGGCGTGTCAAGGATTTATTGCGGGTGTGAATGCGGCTAGAAAAATTTTGGGAAAAAAAGAAATTGTGATTGACAGAAGTGAAGGATATATTGGAGTTTTGATTGACGATATAATTAATAAAAAAACGCCAGAACCATATCGGGTACTGCCATCAAGAGCTGAATATAGACTTACATTAAGACAGGACAATGTCTTTATAAGACTTCTTGAAAAATCAAAAGAAATCGGAATTTTGGACAAAAATACGACAAAAAAATTGGAAGATGCCGTAAAAGAAATTTACGATGAAATAAAAAGATTAAAAGAAATTACAATTTATCCGACGAAAGAGAATAATGAGAAATTAAAAAGTATTGAAGGTGGCAAAGAAAATGGTATGAATAGTCCTGTGTCGGCGTTTGACTTTTTGGCAAGAAAAGAAATTAATTATGATAACTTAAGTGAGTTTTGTAAAACTATAAATTTGTCAAAATTGGCGAAAGAACAAGTAGAAATAAATGCGAAATATAAAATTTTTATAGAGCGGGAAAAAGCTCAGATTGAAAAATTTAAAAAGTTGGAAGAGATGGAAATTCCAAAAAATTTTGATTATGAAAATGTAAAAGGACTGAGTAATATAGCAATTTCTGGATTAATCTACGGAAATCCTAAAAATATTGGACAAGCTAGTAGAATCAGTGGGGTAACCTACAATGACATTTCAATTTTAATTGCGATGTTAAAAAGTTTACAATAA
- a CDS encoding tetratricopeptide repeat protein has translation MNVEQLLLEADKMIEKKEYDNAMLYLKTVLEIDESNFVALTGIVELYSEFEMYGEAVKYAKKRYKKYPKNKDTIFSLGYIYQTLGKFKKAISVYKKFLEEEDNYFVYLNLGMCYSFLKYFKKAMEYVEKAIELEPKSVEAYVQKGDIFTMMKKYDSAILQYKNLVNFKGIKLAKLYARMGDTMVYSNDVKKAIKYYNIAISCEDVQDYIFEDFFEILLQVKEYKEIELLFLNYENSGLSRIKMLNLKGRYYLARKKFSEAEKICRKMIMIEPEVPRHYYNLIFVLEKEHKYDEAFECIKNNKNILTNENILKELKKKLNEGKRKYKKILKNKKQEVTDE, from the coding sequence GTGAATGTGGAGCAACTGCTTTTGGAAGCGGATAAAATGATAGAAAAAAAGGAATATGATAACGCCATGCTTTATTTAAAAACAGTTTTAGAAATAGATGAAAGCAATTTTGTGGCATTGACTGGAATAGTTGAACTGTATTCTGAGTTTGAAATGTATGGGGAAGCAGTAAAATATGCAAAGAAGCGTTATAAAAAATATCCTAAAAACAAAGATACCATTTTTTCTCTTGGATACATATATCAGACATTGGGAAAGTTTAAAAAAGCGATTTCTGTTTACAAAAAATTTTTGGAAGAGGAGGACAACTATTTTGTTTACTTGAATTTAGGAATGTGCTATTCCTTTTTAAAATATTTTAAAAAGGCGATGGAATATGTGGAAAAAGCTATTGAATTGGAACCAAAAAGTGTTGAAGCATATGTCCAAAAAGGTGATATTTTTACAATGATGAAAAAATATGACAGTGCAATCTTGCAGTATAAAAATCTTGTAAATTTTAAAGGAATAAAATTGGCTAAACTATATGCTCGAATGGGAGATACAATGGTTTATTCAAATGATGTTAAAAAGGCTATAAAGTATTACAATATCGCTATAAGCTGTGAAGATGTGCAGGATTACATATTTGAAGATTTTTTTGAAATTTTGCTTCAAGTGAAGGAATATAAAGAAATTGAACTGTTATTTTTAAATTATGAAAATTCAGGTTTATCAAGAATAAAGATGTTAAATTTAAAGGGGCGATATTATCTTGCAAGAAAAAAATTTAGTGAAGCTGAAAAAATTTGTCGAAAGATGATAATGATTGAGCCAGAAGTTCCTAGACATTACTACAATTTGATATTTGTTTTGGAAAAGGAACACAAGTATGACGAAGCTTTTGAGTGCATAAAAAACAATAAAAATATTTTGACAAATGAAAATATTTTAAAGGAACTCAAAAAAAAGTTGAATGAAGGTAAAAGAAAATATAAAAAAATTTTAAAAAATAAAAAACAAGAGGTTACAGATGAATAA
- a CDS encoding lipopolysaccharide kinase InaA family protein — translation MNNYKINKNYEKEILVKTLENFDKIGEYVVEPSRNEIKRVVIDEKNFCKTLNIKKFKKPNFISNVIYKYIKGSKAKRSFEYAKKLLEKKIGTPEPIAYFDKFGKDKRDYYISEDLKYDFTCREIFWPEDYEKVKEENWYKKIEEKREKVIRQFAKFSYGLHEKGIYFEDYSPGNVLIVEKSKNYEFYLVDLNRMKFDVKMSIKSRMKNVSRMMEDEKLTKIFCNEYAKYCKLSEKIIYKNLNKFIKKHKNYVFIMDLTRPVRRAFKKKK, via the coding sequence ATGAATAACTATAAAATAAATAAAAATTATGAAAAGGAAATTTTGGTAAAAACATTAGAAAATTTTGATAAAATTGGTGAATATGTCGTGGAACCCAGTCGAAATGAGATAAAAAGAGTTGTTATAGATGAAAAAAATTTTTGTAAAACGCTAAACATAAAAAAATTTAAAAAACCAAATTTTATTTCAAATGTTATTTATAAATATATAAAAGGCTCAAAGGCTAAGCGCTCTTTTGAATATGCCAAAAAGCTTTTGGAAAAAAAAATAGGAACACCGGAGCCAATTGCTTATTTTGATAAATTTGGAAAAGATAAAAGGGATTATTATATAAGTGAAGATTTAAAATATGATTTCACTTGTCGGGAGATATTTTGGCCTGAAGATTATGAAAAAGTTAAAGAGGAGAATTGGTACAAAAAAATTGAAGAAAAACGAGAAAAAGTTATAAGACAGTTTGCAAAATTTTCGTATGGACTGCACGAAAAGGGGATTTATTTTGAGGATTATTCGCCAGGAAATGTGCTAATTGTAGAAAAAAGCAAAAATTATGAGTTTTATCTTGTGGATTTGAACAGAATGAAATTTGATGTTAAGATGAGTATTAAAAGTCGGATGAAAAATGTTTCAAGAATGATGGAAGATGAAAAACTGACTAAAATTTTTTGCAATGAATATGCAAAATATTGTAAACTATCTGAAAAAATTATCTACAAAAATTTGAATAAATTTATAAAAAAACATAAAAATTATGTGTTTATAATGGATTTAACTAGACCAGTTAGAAGAGCCTTTAAAAAGAAAAAATAA